One window of Manihot esculenta cultivar AM560-2 chromosome 17, M.esculenta_v8, whole genome shotgun sequence genomic DNA carries:
- the LOC110605043 gene encoding cytochrome P450 724B1, whose amino-acid sequence MVVLDFFPILLTLFLGLGLAFVLSRLLTRKNPANLPKGTMGWPLCGETLALLKPHRSNSMGFFLQQRCSRYGKIFKSHLFGYPAIVSCDYDFNMFILQNEGKLFRASYPTAMHDILGKFSLLHITGDLHKKLRNIAVSFITVSKSTPSFLHCVEKFSISMMESWKDRKEIGFHKDIRKFTLDLMVNTLMGIEPDEPVASKILKLFRTYMKGFVSLPLHFPGSPYSKAVKAREKLSSTVREIIKEKEKEMNVEIARKEDFLDVILSKRRLSDDETVSIVLDILLGGYETTSTLISLIVYFLAHSPVAFESLKKEHEVIRRSKEDGKPLDWEDYQKMEFTINVISESMRCGNVVKFVHRKALEDVKYKEYVIPSGWKVLPMFTGAHLDASLHENPFEFNPWRWSSDKTTSKKMMPFGGGARLCPGAELAKVVIAFFLHHLVLNYRWKIKADEYPVAYPYVEFQRGLQLEVEPAEQTISKKEEAWN is encoded by the exons ATGGTTGTTCTTGATTTCTTCCCCATTTTATTAACTCTTTTTTTAGGCCTAGGCTTGGCCTTTGTTCTCTCTCGTCTTCTCACAAGAAAAAACCCAGCAAATTTGCCTAAGGGAACTATGGGGTGGCCTCTCTGTGGAGAAACTCTTGCACTTCTCAAGCCTCATAGATCAAATTCCATGGGCTTCTTCTTGCAACAACGTTGTTCTAG GTATgggaaaattttcaaatcacaTCTGTTTGGTTACCCTGCTATAGTTTCTTGTGATTATGATTTCAACATGTTTATCCTTCAAAACGAAGGAAAATTATTCCGAGCCAGCTACCCTACAGCCATGCATGACATTCTCGGCAAGTTCTCATTGCTTCACATCACCGGTGACCTTCATAAAAAGCTAAGAAACATCGCCGTAAGCTTCATCACCGTGTCTAAATCGACCCCCAGCTTCCTTCACTGTGTGGAGAAATTCTCTATCTCAATGATGGAATCATGGAAAGATCGTAAAGAAATTGGCTTTCACAAAGATATTAGAAAG TTCACACTCGATCTCATGGTGAACACCCTTATGGGTATTGAACCAGATGAGCCAGTAGCCTCGAAGATATTGAAACTTTTTCGAACTTACATGAAAGGGTTCGTCTCTCTGCCATTACACTTCCCTGGATCGCCTTATTCCAAAGCAGTAAAG GCAAGAGAAAAGCTTTCTTCCACCGTGAGAGAGATaatcaaagaaaaggaaaaggagaTGAATGTGGAGATAGCAAGAAAAGAAGACTTCTTGGATGTTATTTTATCAAAAAGGAGGCTAAGTGATGATGAGACTGTAAGCATTGTATTGGACATCTTGCTTGGAGGCTATGAGACAACCTCGACACTCAtttctttaattgtttactttctTGCGCATTCACCCGTTGCTTTTGAAAGCTTGAAG AAAGAACATGAAGTTATAAGAAGAAGCAAAGAGGATGGGAAACCCTTGGACTGGGAAGATTACCAGAAAATGGAGTTCACCATTAAT GTAATATCAGAATCTATGAGATGTGGGAACGTTGTCAAGTTCGTCCATCGGAAAGCTCTTGAAGATGTGAAATACAAAG AATATGTCATTCCTTCCGGATGGAAAGTTTTACCAATGTTCACAGGAGCACATCTTGATGCATCCCTTCATGAAAACCCTTTCGAGTTTAATCCATGGAGATGGAGTTCT GATAAAACGACAAGCAAAAAGATGATGCCGTTTGGTGGTGGAGCTCGGCTATGTCCAGGGGCCGAGCTAGCTAAAGTGGTGATTGCATTCTTCCTTCATCATCTTGTCCTTAATTATAG ATGGAAAATAAAAGCAGATGAATATCCTGTTGCGTACCCTTACGTGGAATTCCAGCGAGGCCTGCAACTGGAGGTTGAGCCAGCTGAACAGACGATATCTAAGAAAGAAGAGGCCTGGAATTAG